A region from the Oceanidesulfovibrio marinus genome encodes:
- a CDS encoding protein phosphatase CheZ, translating into MFSQNTVMERLVEKISSRVVENISQTITHTVERELQESLSRALIEGEFYREMNEEMRNGLQTIYKEIRNASQPDEMRSSELSTEELFSEASQQLDDILSTTEEATVSIMDVVEKHLELQNKSTELLAGLRRTRKSNLAIRELIDINDELGQNLVQIMTSLSFQDLTGQRIKKIINALKAIETTVFELYLSTGLTLKAREEAPDKDIKSIREESKARVSQLKGPQRESSQQDVDDLLGQLGLE; encoded by the coding sequence CCGTGTGGTCGAGAACATCTCCCAGACCATTACGCACACCGTGGAAAGGGAGTTGCAGGAGAGTCTCTCCAGAGCGCTCATCGAAGGCGAGTTCTACCGTGAAATGAACGAGGAAATGCGCAACGGCCTCCAGACCATCTACAAGGAAATCCGCAACGCCTCGCAACCGGACGAGATGCGCAGCTCCGAGCTGTCCACGGAGGAGCTCTTCAGCGAGGCCTCCCAACAGCTCGACGACATCCTCTCCACCACCGAGGAGGCCACGGTCTCCATCATGGATGTGGTGGAAAAGCACCTGGAACTGCAGAACAAGTCAACAGAGCTTCTTGCCGGCCTGCGGCGTACACGCAAATCCAACCTAGCCATCCGCGAGCTCATCGACATCAACGACGAGCTCGGCCAGAACCTCGTGCAGATAATGACCTCGCTCAGCTTTCAGGATCTGACTGGCCAGCGCATCAAGAAGATCATCAATGCGCTCAAAGCCATAGAAACCACGGTGTTCGAGCTCTACCTCTCCACCGGGCTCACCCTGAAGGCGCGCGAAGAAGCCCCGGACAAGGACATCAAGTCCATCCGGGAAGAATCGAAAGCTCGGGTCTCGCAGCTCAAGGGGCCGCAGCGGGAGTCCTCGCAACAAGACGTGGACGACCTGCTCGGCCAGCTGGGACTCGAATAA